The genomic interval GAACTATTAATATCTCGTCTGGAACAAGGTTGGTAAACTTTGCGCCGGAAATTATCACTAAGAGCCCAATAGCAGCATGAGGAATATTGACAAGACGATGGAGTATGTGGGCAGGGTTGATGCCCAAACGATGAAATATATTATATGAGAACATCCATGATTTGGATAACAGATTTTTAGAAGCATTGCTAGGGCGACGAAGTATATTGTACATAGGGCTGTTTACTTTAACCTTGTTCTTAACTGAATCCCCTGAAGCTCCCTCTTTAGACTTCGATTTCATGAATTTCAATGCTACAACTACCACAAAGATGCCAAACACAAGCTTCAGCGCATTGTCTGGTACAAGCTTGGCAAATTTCGCACCTACAAAGGCCATACTGGAGCCAGAAATTATCAGTATTAAGGCAAGTTTCAGGTCAGTGGACCCAAACCTGTAATGCTGAGATGCACCGGATGCGGCAATACCTGAGACCTGAAATAGACTTGTACCTATTGCAGTCTTTATCGGAAGACCCAGATAAAGATGCAGGAAGGGGACAATGAGAGTTCCGCCTCCAGCTCCAAGCATACCTGTCATACAACCCACGAAGATTCCATATAGAAATATAATAACAAAGTCCATGCTATCACGCTACTCCATTTCTTTAACATTTTTTAACATATGATTTTAATACAATTTGTCTAATATAAATTGTTTTTCTAAAACATATTTCAATTAACGTTGTAAGTTTTTTTAGTTTAATCCTTATTTTATCCCAATTAAGTTTTAGAACTATACTATATATCTACCTATTTAATACCAACAATATCCAAATTATAATAAATTCTCATGAAGAAATTAGTAGTTAAAAATAAAAAGGAAGTCGTCT from archaeon BMS3Bbin15 carries:
- a CDS encoding sulfite exporter TauE/SafE, which codes for MDFVIIFLYGIFVGCMTGMLGAGGGTLIVPFLHLYLGLPIKTAIGTSLFQVSGIAASGASQHYRFGSTDLKLALILIISGSSMAFVGAKFAKLVPDNALKLVFGIFVVVVALKFMKSKSKEGASGDSVKNKVKVNSPMYNILRRPSNASKNLLSKSWMFSYNIFHRLGINPAHILHRLVNIPHAAIGLLVIISGAKFTNLVPDEILIVLLAILVIIVVAKLMKFRSKKENSEALVKNEAEVNQLNGQNYNMFHNLGKFLHVSMVSPVPMYMHRKTKIAKYTIHIPKVFLLGGIVGFSSGVLGVGGGFLLVPGLAFLGIPLKIAVGTDLTQIIASASVGTATYYPDGYVDLAVGSLLMVGGIIGTFIGTRLNKKLPASTLKKSFGILMLFVGVLMISKAVL